Proteins encoded together in one Orbaceae bacterium lpD01 window:
- a CDS encoding AmpG family muropeptide MFS transporter codes for MNNLADKTASDTHLHSPTPRFDTDFIRKMVICLFTGFASGLPLYLLLQLLPAWLDSEGVNIKTIGAFTLTQLPYIWKFFWAPLMDGISPLNMGRRRGWMFITQIALFLLIGSMGFFSPNLNIMLIAVMSFAIAFFSASQDIVIDAFRRELLNNNELGLGNSIHINSYRLAGLVPGSLSLILSHFLPWSSVFMITACFMLPAIIVTLWIKEPTNISPNRENLKSIFGRALMDFVERNGWKSVVLILAFIFLYKLGDSMATSLATPFYLEMNFTKMDIGLVAKHASLWPSIIGALLGGILMLKIGINKALWLFGVIQAVSILGFVWLSMEGPFEQIHSVQLMMLALVIAFEALGVGLGTAAFVAFIAKTTNPLYTATQFALFTSFASIPRTLINSMTGFMVDAMGWTQFFWLCFFLAIPGMLLLSKVAPWRTNTE; via the coding sequence ATGAATAACCTAGCCGATAAAACCGCATCAGACACTCATCTTCATTCTCCGACGCCGCGCTTTGATACTGATTTTATCCGTAAAATGGTGATTTGTCTTTTTACCGGGTTCGCTTCCGGTCTACCACTCTATCTATTGTTACAACTATTACCGGCCTGGCTTGATAGCGAAGGGGTCAATATTAAAACAATTGGCGCGTTTACCTTAACGCAGCTTCCCTACATCTGGAAATTTTTCTGGGCCCCCTTGATGGATGGCATTTCTCCACTCAACATGGGCCGACGACGCGGCTGGATGTTTATTACGCAGATAGCACTATTTTTACTGATTGGGTCGATGGGCTTCTTTTCACCGAATCTCAATATCATGTTAATTGCGGTGATGAGTTTTGCCATTGCCTTTTTCTCGGCCTCTCAGGATATCGTTATTGATGCTTTCCGTCGTGAACTGTTAAATAATAATGAACTGGGTCTGGGCAATAGTATCCATATTAATAGCTATCGTCTGGCAGGGCTGGTACCAGGATCGCTCTCACTCATCCTATCGCACTTCTTACCCTGGTCATCCGTCTTTATGATCACCGCTTGCTTTATGCTGCCGGCTATCATCGTCACGTTGTGGATCAAAGAACCGACCAATATCAGCCCCAATCGTGAAAATCTTAAATCTATTTTTGGCCGAGCGCTGATGGATTTTGTTGAGCGCAACGGTTGGAAGAGTGTGGTACTGATCTTGGCTTTTATTTTTTTATATAAGCTAGGGGATAGTATGGCCACATCACTGGCGACCCCCTTCTATTTAGAAATGAACTTTACCAAAATGGATATTGGTTTAGTCGCCAAGCATGCCTCACTATGGCCGAGTATTATTGGCGCATTACTGGGCGGAATATTGATGCTAAAAATAGGCATCAATAAGGCACTATGGCTATTTGGTGTCATTCAAGCAGTCTCAATTTTAGGTTTTGTCTGGCTCTCAATGGAAGGACCCTTTGAACAGATCCATTCAGTGCAGTTAATGATGCTGGCGCTAGTCATTGCCTTTGAAGCCTTAGGTGTTGGCCTCGGCACCGCAGCCTTCGTGGCTTTTATTGCCAAAACCACCAATCCGCTCTATACCGCAACACAATTTGCCCTGTTTACCAGTTTTGCGTCGATTCCACGTACATTAATTAACTCGATGACCGGATTTATGGTCGATGCTATGGGGTGGACACAGTTTTTCTGGCTCTGTTTCTTTCTTGCCATACCGGGTATGTTACTGTTATCTAAAGTCGCCCCATGGCGCACTAACACGGAATAA
- a CDS encoding Cof-type HAD-IIB family hydrolase, with protein sequence MYRIVASDLDGTLLNHEHRLSAFTKQVLQALRKRHIHFIFATGRHHIDVAQMRENMEIDAYTITSNGARVHNSQGELILSRSIDASLAPAIAQMAVDDPLIYTHIYRGDEWLINREDSFSLSYFEESDFCYQIFNPYDFPTSDIAKIYFTTAGEQDQYAHLVKLKDKLQQRFGNNISVAFSTLNCLEVMGKGVSKGTALEFVAKQLGCDLSETIAFGDGMNDYEMLSMAGKGCIMQNAPQMLKAVLPDLEVIGLNSEDAVPHYLQKLFLNESDE encoded by the coding sequence ATGTATCGTATTGTTGCATCAGATTTAGATGGTACTTTGTTGAACCATGAACATCGTTTGTCCGCTTTTACCAAGCAAGTTTTACAAGCGCTTAGAAAACGGCATATTCATTTTATTTTTGCGACCGGTCGGCACCATATTGATGTGGCGCAAATGCGTGAAAATATGGAAATTGATGCTTATACTATTACGTCGAATGGCGCTCGGGTGCACAATAGTCAAGGTGAGTTAATTTTAAGCCGTAGTATTGATGCGTCTCTGGCGCCAGCTATTGCTCAAATGGCTGTTGACGATCCGTTGATCTACACGCATATTTATCGTGGTGATGAATGGCTCATTAATCGTGAAGATAGTTTTTCACTCTCCTATTTTGAAGAGTCTGATTTCTGTTATCAAATTTTTAATCCTTATGATTTTCCAACCAGTGATATTGCTAAAATCTACTTTACGACCGCCGGTGAACAAGATCAATATGCGCATTTGGTGAAGCTCAAAGATAAATTACAGCAACGTTTCGGTAATAATATTAGTGTCGCCTTTTCAACATTGAACTGTCTGGAAGTGATGGGTAAAGGCGTTTCAAAAGGAACAGCGCTTGAGTTTGTCGCAAAACAGCTAGGTTGTGATTTATCTGAGACTATCGCTTTTGGTGATGGCATGAATGATTATGAGATGTTATCGATGGCAGGTAAAGGCTGTATCATGCAAAATGCACCTCAGATGCTTAAAGCGGTATTACCTGATTTAGAGGTGATAGGCCTGAATTCGGAAGATGCGGTGCCCCATTATTTACAAAAACTGTTTTTAAATGAATCCGATGAATGA
- the tusA gene encoding sulfurtransferase TusA, protein MNDTTLLIARELDTRGLRCPEPIMLIRKTMRELQTGDILYVIADDPATVRDIPGFCRYMDHVLLKFDTENRPLQYWICKG, encoded by the coding sequence ATGAATGATACCACCCTATTGATAGCTCGTGAACTTGATACCCGCGGTTTACGTTGTCCTGAACCGATCATGCTGATCCGTAAAACGATGCGTGAATTACAAACTGGTGATATTTTGTATGTGATTGCTGATGATCCGGCAACGGTGCGTGATATTCCCGGTTTTTGCCGTTATATGGATCATGTATTGCTTAAATTCGATACTGAAAATAGACCCTTACAATACTGGATTTGCAAGGGCTGA
- the pgl gene encoding 6-phosphogluconolactonase, protein MYHLNEYHSTAELNHALAHDIITQLSQAIALRGKASLAVSGGRTPTELFKLLSQQTLDWDKVYITLVDDRWVDEHDEASNARLVKSHLLQNNASKAHFVGLKTAASSPFDGEKESELRLQQTIPLPFDALILGMGDDGHTASLFPHAANLANGLDMHSGRTLVGMTPLTAPLDRISLTLPTILASRQLYLHLVGENKKQVLSQASAGKDINDMPIRAVLHQDKTPLSIYWTL, encoded by the coding sequence ATGTATCATTTAAATGAATATCATTCGACAGCAGAGCTTAATCACGCTTTAGCACACGATATTATTACACAGCTATCGCAAGCTATCGCGTTACGCGGCAAAGCCTCACTGGCGGTATCGGGGGGAAGAACACCCACCGAATTATTCAAATTACTCAGTCAGCAAACCCTCGACTGGGATAAAGTCTATATTACTTTGGTTGATGATCGCTGGGTAGATGAGCATGATGAAGCCAGTAATGCACGCTTAGTGAAAAGCCATTTATTACAAAACAATGCGTCAAAAGCCCATTTTGTTGGCTTAAAAACCGCGGCGAGTAGCCCTTTTGACGGTGAAAAAGAGTCAGAACTGCGCCTCCAACAGACGATTCCGTTACCTTTTGATGCCTTAATTCTAGGCATGGGCGATGATGGCCATACCGCATCACTCTTCCCACATGCGGCCAATTTGGCGAATGGACTCGATATGCACTCAGGGCGAACTTTAGTCGGGATGACGCCACTGACAGCACCACTCGATCGAATTAGTTTGACACTACCAACCATTTTAGCCAGCCGTCAATTATATCTCCATTTAGTTGGCGAGAATAAAAAGCAGGTGTTAAGTCAGGCATCGGCAGGCAAAGATATTAATGATATGCCAATCAGAGCGGTGCTTCATCAGGATAAAACACCACTGAGCATTTATTGGACGCTATAA
- the zwf gene encoding glucose-6-phosphate dehydrogenase, which yields MSEDNAVAPMCELVIFGAKGDLTRRKLLPSLYQLEKYGHLPPETKILGVGRADWSQSDYQEIAKEALTTFMKDELDEEIWQKFSQRLDFHKLDVNDMAGFHRLSDRLNCTCPTIFYFAMHPGSFGTICQGLAEAGLNQSKNRIVMEKPLGTNLQSSQEINDAVAEYFDESQVYRIDHYLGKETVLNLLALRFANSFFASRWDRNSIDHVQITIAEQVGIEGRWGYFDQAGQMRDMVQNHLLQILTMIAMAPPANLGDESIRNEKIKVLKALRIIDKHNVKETTVRGQYTAGFIQGNKVPGYLQEEGANKQSNTETFVAIRADIDNWRWAGVPFYLRTGKRLPVKTSEVVVYFKRPALNLFESSYAELPPNKLTIRLQPDEGVDIEILNKVPGLENNHRLQTTKLDLSFNEAFEQPIADAYERLLLEVMRGKQALFVHRDEVEAAWKWVDSIMNAWENEHEPPKPYQAGTWGPVSSVALITKDDRSWSEFE from the coding sequence ATGTCAGAAGATAATGCTGTTGCACCAATGTGTGAGCTGGTTATATTTGGTGCTAAAGGTGATTTAACTCGCCGCAAATTACTTCCCTCACTGTATCAATTAGAGAAATATGGACATCTACCTCCTGAAACCAAAATTCTGGGTGTTGGTCGTGCTGACTGGAGTCAGTCTGACTATCAAGAGATCGCTAAAGAAGCACTAACCACCTTTATGAAAGATGAGTTGGATGAAGAGATTTGGCAAAAATTCAGTCAACGTCTCGATTTTCATAAATTAGATGTTAATGATATGGCAGGTTTCCATCGTTTATCTGATCGTTTAAATTGTACTTGTCCAACTATTTTCTACTTCGCTATGCATCCAGGTTCTTTTGGCACGATTTGTCAGGGTCTGGCAGAAGCTGGGCTTAACCAATCGAAAAATCGCATTGTGATGGAAAAACCACTTGGTACGAATCTACAATCATCACAAGAAATCAATGATGCCGTCGCCGAATATTTTGATGAATCACAGGTTTATCGAATTGACCACTATTTAGGCAAAGAAACAGTACTCAATCTATTAGCCTTACGTTTTGCCAACTCATTCTTTGCATCCCGTTGGGATCGCAACTCTATCGATCACGTGCAAATCACCATTGCCGAACAAGTCGGTATTGAAGGTCGCTGGGGCTATTTTGATCAAGCCGGTCAAATGCGCGATATGGTGCAAAATCATTTACTGCAAATCCTCACTATGATTGCGATGGCGCCGCCGGCAAATCTAGGTGATGAAAGTATCCGAAATGAAAAAATAAAAGTGCTCAAAGCGCTTCGTATTATTGATAAGCATAATGTCAAAGAGACCACGGTACGTGGACAGTATACGGCTGGATTTATCCAAGGCAATAAAGTACCGGGTTATTTACAAGAAGAAGGGGCCAATAAACAGAGTAACACCGAAACCTTTGTTGCAATCAGAGCCGATATTGATAACTGGCGCTGGGCTGGTGTACCTTTTTATCTTCGTACGGGTAAACGCCTACCGGTTAAAACCTCTGAAGTAGTGGTTTACTTTAAACGCCCTGCCCTCAACTTATTTGAGAGCTCATATGCTGAACTTCCGCCCAATAAACTGACGATTCGACTACAACCTGATGAAGGGGTGGATATCGAAATTCTCAATAAAGTGCCGGGACTTGAAAACAATCACCGTTTACAAACAACTAAACTGGATCTAAGTTTCAATGAAGCCTTTGAGCAGCCGATTGCGGATGCCTATGAAAGATTATTGCTCGAAGTCATGCGCGGTAAACAGGCACTGTTCGTCCATCGAGATGAAGTCGAAGCAGCCTGGAAATGGGTAGATTCAATTATGAATGCCTGGGAAAATGAGCATGAACCGCCAAAACCTTATCAAGCCGGTACTTGGGGCCCAGTCTCTTCTGTGGCATTAATCACTAAAGACGATCGCTCATGGAGCGAATTTGAATAA
- the rplY gene encoding 50S ribosomal protein L25, protein MFTMNATVRQDQGKGASRRLRHANKFPAIIYGGEEAPIAIELDHDAVFNIQDKAEFYSDVLTINVDGKATKVKVQAVQRHPFKPKVLHMDFVRA, encoded by the coding sequence ATGTTTACAATGAATGCAACTGTAAGACAAGACCAGGGTAAGGGTGCGAGCCGCCGCCTGCGTCACGCAAACAAATTCCCAGCCATTATTTATGGTGGGGAAGAAGCACCGATCGCAATTGAACTCGATCATGATGCTGTATTTAACATCCAAGATAAAGCTGAGTTTTACAGCGACGTTTTAACTATCAATGTTGATGGTAAAGCGACTAAAGTAAAAGTTCAAGCAGTTCAACGTCATCCATTCAAACCGAAAGTGCTTCATATGGATTTCGTTCGCGCTTAA
- a CDS encoding 5-formyltetrahydrofolate cyclo-ligase, translated as MNLSNSHHLFSLQTTLRQQMRRFRKSLSEQAQQMAGQALKEHVLKLSSVTQAKHIALFLSFDGEINTAPLITALWQQQKSIYLPLIHPFTPHQLLFIAYRPDTPLIAGPFGILRPQLDIRHLVAASQLDIIFTPLVVFDKRGYRIGMGGGYYDRLLADYHKQSFLPIGLAHDCQQIESVPNHPWDIQLPQIVTDKQHIIINHQNSSRR; from the coding sequence TTGAATCTATCCAACAGTCACCATCTCTTTTCATTACAAACAACACTTCGCCAACAAATGCGTCGATTTAGAAAATCGCTGTCCGAACAAGCACAACAAATGGCTGGTCAAGCGCTAAAAGAGCATGTCCTGAAACTATCGAGTGTAACTCAGGCTAAGCATATTGCACTCTTTTTATCCTTCGATGGCGAGATCAATACTGCGCCACTGATCACAGCACTCTGGCAACAGCAGAAGTCAATCTATCTGCCACTGATTCATCCCTTTACACCTCATCAGTTGCTATTTATTGCCTATCGACCGGATACCCCACTTATTGCGGGGCCATTTGGCATTCTCCGCCCACAACTTGATATTCGACATCTCGTTGCTGCATCGCAGTTAGATATTATTTTCACGCCACTGGTCGTTTTTGATAAACGTGGCTATCGGATTGGTATGGGAGGCGGCTACTATGACCGGTTACTTGCCGATTATCACAAGCAATCCTTTCTACCCATAGGACTAGCACATGACTGTCAGCAAATTGAATCCGTCCCCAATCATCCGTGGGATATTCAGCTGCCACAGATAGTCACCGACAAACAGCATATCATTATCAATCATCAAAATTCATCACGCCGATGA
- the zapA gene encoding cell division protein ZapA, giving the protein MASKVVDIQIFGRYLKFNCPEEEISALNHAAEDLEQRLNELRNKSQVLNSDQIIITAALNIAYELTKARASQHEVNDLYTKRLQALQDTLESVLNNNNRRSISQK; this is encoded by the coding sequence ATGGCATCAAAAGTTGTCGATATTCAGATTTTTGGTAGATATTTGAAATTCAACTGTCCGGAAGAAGAGATTTCGGCACTCAATCATGCCGCCGAAGATTTGGAACAACGGCTTAATGAGTTGCGCAATAAATCGCAAGTGCTCAATAGCGATCAAATTATTATTACTGCCGCGTTAAATATCGCTTATGAACTGACCAAAGCGCGCGCCAGTCAACACGAAGTGAATGATTTATATACGAAAAGACTACAAGCATTACAAGATACGCTAGAATCTGTTCTAAATAACAACAATCGGCGATCCATATCGCAAAAATAG
- the dxs gene encoding 1-deoxy-D-xylulose-5-phosphate synthase, whose protein sequence is MDASHYPLLMRINSPADLRLLPAELLPQLCDELRRYLLNSVSRSSGHLASGLGVIELTTALHYVYNTPYDQLIWDVGHQAYPHKILTGRRDAMLTIRQKNGLHPFPWRAESEYDVLSTGHSSTSISAGLGIALAEQRKHSDRKVVSVIGDGSITAGMAFEAMNHAGHLHPDMVVVLNDNDMSISENVGGLNRHLAEILASQTYTSLRESSKKVLSGLPPIKELLKKTEERIKGLVTPATLFEEIGFNYIGPVDGHNIENLVSSLRKTRQFKGPQLLHVITKKGKGYAPAEADPIRWHGVPKFDPQCGVLPATKTVQKSYSDIFGDWLCEVASQDNRLMAITPAMREGSGMTRFAKQFPEQFFDVAIAEQHAVTLASGFAISQLKPVVAIYSTFLQRAYDQVIHDVALPNLSVLFAIDRAGIVGADGPTHQGTFDLSFLRCIPNMVIMTPSDENECRQMLYTGYHHQGPAAVRYPRGCGQDVPLTELTILPIGKAVQKRQGQQIAILNFGVLLEQAQQAAEKLNATVVDMRFVKPLDEAMIEKIAANHTCIVTLEENVIAGGAGSGVNELINKLGLKCDMLNLGIPDSFIAQGERQDILADLGLDAKGIQTSIEQRLKMIIKV, encoded by the coding sequence GTGGATGCAAGTCATTATCCATTATTAATGCGAATTAACTCTCCGGCTGATTTACGTTTATTGCCTGCAGAGTTATTGCCTCAGCTTTGTGATGAACTTCGTCGTTATTTACTCAATAGCGTGAGCCGTTCAAGCGGTCATTTAGCCTCTGGTTTGGGTGTCATTGAACTCACCACGGCACTGCATTACGTATATAATACACCTTACGATCAACTGATCTGGGACGTCGGTCATCAAGCTTACCCGCATAAAATATTAACCGGTCGCCGTGATGCCATGTTAACCATTCGCCAAAAAAATGGTTTGCACCCTTTTCCATGGCGCGCTGAAAGTGAGTATGATGTACTCTCAACCGGTCATTCATCAACCTCAATCAGTGCGGGTTTAGGTATCGCTCTCGCCGAACAGCGTAAACACAGCGATAGGAAAGTCGTCAGTGTGATTGGCGATGGCTCGATTACTGCCGGTATGGCCTTTGAAGCGATGAATCATGCAGGTCATTTACATCCCGATATGGTCGTGGTTTTAAATGATAATGATATGTCGATTTCTGAAAATGTGGGTGGCCTTAATCGGCATTTAGCCGAAATCCTCGCCAGTCAAACTTATACGTCTTTACGTGAAAGTAGTAAGAAAGTCCTGTCTGGTCTTCCGCCGATTAAAGAGCTATTGAAAAAAACGGAAGAGCGTATTAAAGGCTTAGTCACGCCAGCCACGCTATTTGAAGAGATCGGTTTCAACTATATTGGCCCGGTAGATGGCCATAATATTGAAAATTTAGTCTCGTCACTGAGAAAAACCCGTCAGTTTAAAGGCCCTCAGTTACTACATGTTATCACTAAAAAAGGCAAAGGTTACGCACCGGCTGAGGCCGATCCGATTCGCTGGCATGGTGTGCCCAAGTTCGATCCACAATGTGGCGTATTACCGGCCACCAAAACAGTCCAAAAAAGTTATTCCGATATCTTTGGTGACTGGTTATGTGAAGTAGCAAGTCAGGACAACCGTTTAATGGCTATCACTCCCGCCATGCGCGAGGGTTCGGGCATGACGCGATTTGCTAAGCAATTTCCTGAACAATTTTTTGACGTGGCGATTGCCGAACAGCATGCTGTCACATTGGCAAGCGGGTTTGCCATCAGTCAATTAAAACCGGTGGTGGCGATTTACTCTACTTTTTTGCAGCGTGCTTATGATCAGGTTATCCACGATGTGGCGCTGCCTAATCTATCGGTACTTTTTGCCATCGACCGTGCCGGCATTGTCGGTGCTGATGGTCCGACTCATCAAGGTACTTTTGATCTCTCTTTTCTACGTTGTATACCGAATATGGTGATTATGACGCCAAGTGATGAAAATGAGTGTCGACAAATGCTGTATACCGGCTATCATCATCAGGGTCCGGCTGCGGTTCGTTATCCAAGAGGGTGTGGTCAAGATGTGCCGCTCACTGAGTTAACGATTTTACCGATCGGTAAAGCGGTTCAAAAACGTCAAGGTCAACAGATTGCCATTCTTAATTTTGGCGTATTGCTTGAGCAGGCACAACAGGCAGCAGAGAAACTCAATGCAACGGTTGTCGATATGCGCTTTGTGAAACCATTAGATGAAGCTATGATCGAAAAAATTGCCGCAAATCATACCTGCATTGTCACGCTAGAAGAGAATGTGATCGCAGGCGGTGCTGGCAGCGGCGTCAATGAGCTGATTAACAAACTTGGTTTGAAATGTGATATGCTGAATTTAGGTATTCCCGATAGTTTCATTGCGCAAGGAGAGCGACAAGATATTCTTGCCGATTTAGGTCTTGATGCCAAAGGAATTCAAACAAGTATAGAACAACGTTTAAAAATGATTATTAAGGTATAA
- the ispA gene encoding (2E,6E)-farnesyl diphosphate synthase, whose protein sequence is MTIQIFTTEHTKYTQRIDSVLQTYLQSLIPSQLSQAMSYSLLAEGKRIRPFLVYATGEMFGVPLNELDAAAAAIEAIHAYSLIHDDLPAMDDDNLRRGRPTCHIQYGEANAILAGDALQSFAFDVLATATSLTAETKLAMIQELSKASGANGMCLGQVLDIEAEQQHADLAKLKTIHHYKTGLLIRSAIRLGMYAAGEKALAYQNILDEYATAIGLAFQVQDDILNVIGDQGKMGKPQGSDKILAKSTYPALLGLDEAKQVAQSLHQQAIDAITQLPYHSQTLQALAQFIVQREK, encoded by the coding sequence ATGACGATTCAAATTTTCACCACCGAACATACTAAATATACCCAGCGTATTGACTCGGTTTTACAGACCTATTTGCAAAGTTTGATTCCCTCACAATTATCCCAAGCGATGTCTTATAGTCTGCTCGCAGAAGGTAAACGGATTAGACCCTTTTTGGTTTATGCCACCGGTGAAATGTTTGGTGTCCCCTTAAATGAACTCGATGCTGCTGCGGCTGCAATTGAGGCCATTCATGCCTACTCACTGATTCATGATGATCTGCCCGCGATGGATGATGATAATTTGCGTCGTGGCCGCCCCACTTGTCATATACAATATGGTGAAGCAAATGCGATTCTAGCCGGAGATGCACTGCAAAGTTTTGCATTTGACGTGCTTGCTACGGCCACTTCGCTTACGGCTGAAACAAAACTTGCCATGATACAAGAGCTCTCAAAAGCGAGTGGTGCAAATGGCATGTGTCTAGGACAAGTATTGGACATTGAAGCTGAGCAGCAGCACGCTGATCTCGCGAAGCTCAAAACCATTCATCACTACAAGACTGGTTTGCTGATCCGTTCGGCGATTCGGTTAGGTATGTATGCTGCGGGCGAAAAAGCGCTTGCTTATCAAAATATATTGGATGAATATGCAACCGCAATCGGTCTTGCCTTTCAGGTTCAAGATGACATTTTAAATGTCATTGGCGATCAGGGTAAAATGGGGAAACCGCAAGGCTCAGATAAAATATTAGCTAAAAGCACTTATCCAGCCTTGTTGGGTTTAGATGAGGCCAAACAGGTCGCCCAATCGCTGCACCAGCAGGCAATCGATGCGATTACACAGTTACCTTATCATAGTCAAACACTACAAGCACTCGCTCAGTTTATTGTGCAACGAGAAAAATAG
- the xseB gene encoding exodeoxyribonuclease VII small subunit, with the protein MAKKATKLVSFEETLKALESIVNRLESGGLSLDESLKEFEEGVKLTRQGQYQLQQAEQRIQILLNENAESELVEFSDNEE; encoded by the coding sequence ATGGCTAAAAAAGCGACAAAATTAGTTTCTTTTGAAGAAACATTAAAGGCGTTAGAGTCGATTGTTAACCGCTTAGAATCAGGTGGTTTGTCACTTGATGAATCTTTAAAAGAGTTCGAAGAGGGCGTCAAATTAACACGTCAGGGACAATATCAGCTACAACAAGCGGAGCAACGCATCCAAATTTTACTCAATGAGAATGCCGAGTCAGAACTCGTTGAATTTAGTGATAATGAAGAATAA
- the hpt gene encoding hypoxanthine phosphoribosyltransferase yields the protein MKKHTVDIMISEQDVKNRIVELGKQISADYKNAHNELVLVGLLRGSFIFMADLCRAISVGHEVDFMTASSYGNAMDSNRDVKILKDLDEDIRDKDVLLVEDIIDTGNTLSKVKELLSLRGPRSLKICTLLDKPSRREVPVKVDYIGFSIPDEFVVGYGIDYAQHYRHLPYIGKVTLLED from the coding sequence ATGAAGAAGCATACTGTTGATATTATGATATCAGAACAAGACGTTAAAAATCGTATTGTTGAGTTGGGTAAACAAATAAGTGCAGATTATAAAAATGCACATAATGAGCTGGTTCTCGTTGGGTTATTAAGAGGATCATTTATTTTTATGGCTGATCTGTGCCGGGCGATTTCGGTTGGGCATGAAGTGGATTTTATGACCGCATCAAGTTATGGCAATGCCATGGATAGTAATCGTGATGTGAAAATTCTTAAAGATCTAGATGAAGATATTCGTGATAAAGATGTTTTACTGGTTGAAGATATTATTGATACTGGTAATACCCTAAGTAAAGTTAAAGAGTTACTCTCATTACGGGGTCCTCGTTCACTGAAAATTTGTACCTTACTTGATAAACCTTCTCGTCGCGAAGTACCGGTGAAAGTTGATTATATCGGTTTCTCCATACCTGATGAGTTTGTTGTAGGCTATGGTATTGATTATGCACAGCATTATCGGCATCTCCCTTATATTGGTAAAGTCACGTTATTAGAAGATTAA